One stretch of Zhihengliuella flava DNA includes these proteins:
- a CDS encoding aspartate/glutamate racemase family protein — MRLLVVNVNTTASMTEAIAASARAVASADTEIIGLTPRFGADSCEGNFESYLAALGVLDAVASYQEPYDAVIQAGYGEHGREGLQEVLDVPVVDITEAAASTAMYLGHKYSVVTTLDRTVPLIEDRLKLAGLDARCASVRASGLGVLELESDPQRAVEAIVAQSREAVERDHAEVICLGCGGMAELEEAVSAATGVPIVDGVRAAVTVAESLVRLGLSTSKSRTYAPPRPKQITGWPLPTSGR; from the coding sequence ATGCGCCTACTCGTCGTCAACGTCAACACCACGGCCTCCATGACGGAGGCGATCGCCGCGTCGGCCCGCGCCGTCGCGTCCGCTGATACGGAGATCATTGGCCTCACCCCGCGCTTCGGCGCGGACTCGTGCGAGGGGAATTTTGAGTCCTATCTCGCCGCCTTGGGCGTCTTGGACGCCGTGGCGAGTTATCAGGAGCCGTACGACGCCGTCATTCAGGCCGGCTACGGCGAGCACGGCCGGGAGGGCCTCCAGGAAGTGCTGGACGTCCCCGTCGTCGATATCACCGAGGCCGCCGCCTCCACGGCCATGTACCTCGGCCACAAGTATTCGGTGGTCACCACCCTGGACCGCACCGTTCCACTCATTGAGGACCGCCTGAAACTCGCCGGCCTCGATGCCCGGTGCGCCTCGGTGCGCGCCTCGGGATTGGGCGTGTTGGAGCTTGAGTCGGACCCTCAGCGCGCCGTCGAGGCCATTGTGGCCCAGTCCCGCGAGGCCGTGGAGCGGGACCACGCGGAAGTGATCTGCCTCGGTTGCGGCGGAATGGCCGAGTTGGAGGAGGCCGTCTCCGCCGCCACCGGCGTGCCCATCGTCGACGGCGTGCGCGCCGCGGTGACGGTGGCCGAGTCGCTGGTGCGGTTGGGCCTGTCCACCTCGAAGTCCCGCACGTACGCGCCGCCGCGCCCCAAGCAGATCACCGGGTGGCCGCTGCCGACGTCGGGCCGCTAA
- a CDS encoding NCS1 family nucleobase:cation symporter-1 codes for MTAQNHTMPPAAGSDATGMASTADPAGVDAESPTGAPRENNPLGLSPGLYNQDLAPTRRRGRTWNAYSIFTLWANDVHSLGNYGFAIGLFALGLGGWQILLALGLGGALLFLLLNLSGFMGEKTGVPFPVMSRISFGIHGAQIPALIRGAVAIAWFGIQTYLASVVLRIMIVAVVPAAARFDESNYWGLSALGWMSFLVLWALQLVIVSYGMEMIRKYEAFAGPVILVTMAALAIWMFTEAQGSIAWSTPESKTGLDMWLAIFGGATLWVSIYGTFVLNFCDFTRGASSKGAIVRGNFYGIPINMLLFGAIVVVLAGAQFKINGTVIESPADIVQTVPNTFLLVLACLALLILTIAVNLMANFVAPIYALSNLFPKTLNFRRAGLVSGLLGLLILPWNLYNSPIVITYFLGGLGALLGPLFGIIMADYWLLRRARVNVPDLYRDRPQTEYYYRRGVNPRAVAALIPTALTAMVLAFVPAFAALSAFSWIIGSVLGAVVYLSIADRRTPITDVSGEPIAVASTH; via the coding sequence ATGACTGCCCAGAACCACACGATGCCCCCGGCCGCTGGCAGCGACGCCACCGGCATGGCATCGACCGCGGACCCCGCCGGCGTCGACGCCGAGAGCCCCACCGGCGCCCCACGGGAGAACAACCCGCTGGGACTCAGCCCCGGCCTGTACAACCAAGACTTGGCCCCCACCCGCCGGCGCGGCCGGACGTGGAACGCCTACAGCATCTTCACGCTGTGGGCTAATGACGTGCACAGTCTGGGCAACTACGGGTTCGCCATTGGGCTCTTCGCCCTAGGACTCGGCGGCTGGCAAATCCTGCTGGCCCTCGGGCTCGGCGGCGCCCTCCTGTTCTTGCTGCTCAATCTCTCCGGGTTCATGGGGGAGAAAACGGGCGTCCCGTTCCCCGTCATGAGCCGCATCTCCTTCGGCATTCACGGAGCGCAGATCCCCGCGCTCATCCGCGGCGCCGTCGCCATCGCCTGGTTCGGCATCCAGACCTACCTCGCCTCCGTGGTGCTGCGCATCATGATCGTCGCCGTCGTCCCTGCGGCCGCGCGGTTCGATGAGAGCAACTACTGGGGGCTCTCCGCCCTCGGCTGGATGTCCTTCCTCGTCCTGTGGGCCCTGCAGCTGGTGATTGTGAGCTACGGGATGGAGATGATCCGCAAGTACGAGGCGTTTGCCGGACCGGTCATCTTGGTCACCATGGCCGCGCTAGCGATCTGGATGTTCACCGAGGCCCAGGGATCCATCGCCTGGTCCACGCCAGAGTCCAAGACCGGCCTCGACATGTGGCTGGCGATCTTCGGCGGCGCCACCCTGTGGGTGTCGATCTACGGAACCTTCGTCCTGAACTTCTGTGATTTCACCCGTGGCGCCAGCTCCAAGGGCGCGATCGTTCGCGGCAACTTCTACGGCATCCCCATCAATATGCTGCTCTTCGGCGCCATCGTGGTGGTCTTGGCTGGCGCACAGTTCAAGATCAACGGGACCGTCATCGAGTCGCCTGCGGACATCGTGCAGACCGTCCCGAACACCTTCCTCCTGGTCTTGGCCTGCCTGGCGTTGCTCATCCTGACCATCGCCGTGAACCTCATGGCCAACTTCGTAGCCCCGATCTACGCGCTGTCCAACCTCTTCCCCAAGACGTTGAACTTCCGCCGCGCGGGCCTCGTCTCCGGTCTCTTGGGCCTGCTGATCCTGCCGTGGAATCTCTACAACTCCCCGATCGTCATTACGTACTTCCTCGGCGGTCTGGGCGCGCTGCTCGGCCCTTTGTTCGGCATCATCATGGCCGACTACTGGCTGCTGCGCCGGGCGCGCGTCAACGTCCCGGACCTCTACCGTGACCGCCCGCAGACCGAGTACTACTACCGCCGCGGCGTGAACCCCCGCGCCGTGGCCGCGCTGATCCCCACGGCCCTGACGGCCATGGTGCTCGCGTTCGTGCCCGCCTTCGCCGCCCTCTCCGCGTTCTCTTGGATCATCGGCTCCGTGCTCGGCGCGGTCGTTTACCTCTCCATCGCGGACCGGCGCACCCCCATCACCGACGTCTCCGGCGAGCCCATCGCCGTCGCCAGCACCCACTAA
- a CDS encoding 2-hydroxy-3-oxopropionate reductase has protein sequence MSKNIAFIGLGIMGLPMAKNLVSAGFAVTGYNRSPGKAAELEQAGGRAAANIREAVADADVVITMVPDSPDVEAVVTGENGVFANAKEGALWIDNSTIRPDVAVRLAEEARAAGLRPLDAPVSGGEAGAVDGVLSIMVGGEREDFDAAAEVFAGVGKTIVHVGPAGSGQTVKAANQLIVAANIQALSEGVAFLEAYGVDTAAALSVLGGGLAGSKVLDQKGQKILDRDFTPGFRLALHHKDMGIVTSAAREAGVVLPLGSLVAQLVASTVATGDGGLDHSGLFRGVQRSGGTLAADASTEPTPTTA, from the coding sequence ATGAGCAAGAACATCGCCTTCATCGGACTCGGCATCATGGGGCTGCCCATGGCCAAGAACCTGGTCTCCGCGGGCTTCGCCGTCACCGGCTACAACCGCAGCCCGGGCAAGGCCGCCGAGCTGGAGCAAGCCGGCGGACGCGCCGCCGCGAACATCCGTGAGGCCGTCGCCGACGCCGACGTCGTCATCACCATGGTCCCGGACTCCCCAGACGTGGAGGCCGTGGTCACGGGGGAGAACGGGGTCTTTGCGAACGCCAAGGAGGGTGCGCTGTGGATCGACAACTCCACGATCCGCCCCGACGTGGCCGTGCGCTTGGCCGAAGAGGCCCGCGCCGCGGGCCTGCGGCCGCTCGACGCCCCGGTGTCTGGTGGCGAGGCCGGGGCCGTGGACGGCGTGTTGTCCATTATGGTCGGCGGCGAGCGGGAGGACTTTGACGCCGCCGCCGAGGTCTTCGCCGGCGTCGGCAAGACGATCGTCCACGTGGGCCCAGCCGGCTCCGGGCAGACCGTGAAAGCGGCCAACCAGCTGATCGTGGCCGCGAACATCCAGGCCCTCTCCGAGGGCGTGGCTTTCCTCGAGGCGTACGGCGTGGACACCGCCGCCGCCCTGTCCGTCCTCGGCGGCGGGCTCGCCGGTTCCAAGGTCCTCGACCAGAAGGGGCAGAAGATTCTGGACCGAGACTTTACTCCGGGATTCCGCTTGGCCCTGCATCACAAGGACATGGGAATCGTGACCTCCGCGGCCCGCGAGGCCGGCGTCGTCCTGCCCCTCGGGTCACTAGTGGCGCAACTGGTGGCCTCCACCGTCGCCACGGGCGACGGCGGACTGGACCACTCCGGCCTGTTCCGCGGCGTGCAGCGCAGCGGCGGCACCCTCGCGGCAGACGCCAGCACCGAACCGACGCCGACCACCGCCTGA
- a CDS encoding NAD-dependent malic enzyme, translating to MGAPSPGYSLTIRVEAPATITATSELAAAVGAAGGSVTALDVVESGHETVIVDVSCNTTNTDHAEQIRGALDDLDGVSVRKVSDRTYLMHLGGKLEINPKVALRNRDDLSRAYTPGVARVCQTIAANKDDARRLTVKRNTIAVVSDGSAVLGLGNIGPEASLPVMEGKAALFKQFADVDAWPVCLDTQDTEEIIRVVKAIAPVYGGVNLEDIAAPRCFEIERRLREELDIPVFHDDQHGTAIVTLAALVNALKVVGKTIDQVRIVVSGVGAAGHAIIGLLAASGARNIIACGRSGAIVKGEEYSDAHRVWIAENTNPEGFSGTLQEAVVGADVFIGVSGPDLLQEEHIASMAEQAIVFAMANPDPEVDPVAAGRHAAVVATGRSDFPNQINNVLAFPGVFRGLLDAQTAEITDEMLVAAAEAIASRVSDAELNPGFIIPSVFDPKIASDVAAAIVAVAPAQTPAAAPVS from the coding sequence ATGGGAGCACCGAGCCCCGGATATTCGCTGACGATCCGCGTGGAGGCCCCCGCGACGATCACGGCCACCAGCGAACTGGCCGCCGCCGTCGGCGCGGCGGGCGGTTCCGTCACGGCACTGGACGTCGTCGAATCCGGTCACGAGACCGTCATCGTGGACGTCAGCTGCAACACCACCAACACCGACCACGCCGAGCAGATCCGCGGCGCGCTCGATGACCTCGACGGCGTGAGCGTGCGCAAGGTCAGCGACCGCACCTACCTCATGCACCTCGGCGGCAAGCTGGAGATCAACCCCAAGGTGGCGCTGCGCAACCGTGATGATCTGTCCCGGGCCTACACGCCCGGCGTCGCCCGTGTGTGCCAGACCATCGCCGCGAATAAGGACGACGCGCGGCGCCTGACGGTCAAGCGCAACACGATCGCTGTGGTCTCCGACGGGTCCGCCGTCCTCGGCCTCGGCAACATCGGCCCGGAGGCCTCGCTGCCGGTCATGGAGGGCAAAGCCGCCCTCTTCAAGCAGTTCGCCGACGTCGACGCCTGGCCCGTGTGCCTCGACACCCAGGACACCGAGGAGATCATTCGCGTCGTCAAGGCGATCGCCCCCGTCTACGGCGGCGTGAACCTCGAGGACATCGCCGCGCCGCGCTGTTTCGAGATCGAGCGCCGGCTCCGCGAGGAACTGGACATTCCGGTGTTCCACGACGATCAGCACGGCACCGCGATCGTGACGCTGGCCGCGCTGGTCAACGCCCTCAAGGTGGTGGGCAAGACGATCGACCAGGTGCGGATTGTGGTCTCCGGCGTGGGCGCCGCCGGCCACGCCATCATCGGCCTGTTGGCCGCCAGCGGGGCGCGGAACATCATCGCCTGCGGCCGCTCCGGCGCGATCGTCAAGGGCGAAGAGTACAGCGACGCCCACCGCGTGTGGATCGCCGAGAACACCAACCCCGAGGGCTTCAGCGGCACCTTGCAGGAGGCCGTCGTCGGGGCCGATGTCTTCATCGGCGTTTCCGGACCGGACCTGCTCCAGGAAGAGCACATCGCGTCGATGGCCGAGCAGGCCATCGTTTTCGCGATGGCCAACCCGGACCCGGAGGTGGATCCGGTGGCGGCCGGCCGGCACGCCGCCGTCGTCGCCACGGGCCGCTCCGACTTCCCGAACCAGATCAACAACGTCCTCGCGTTCCCCGGTGTGTTCCGTGGCCTGCTGGACGCGCAGACCGCCGAGATCACCGACGAGATGCTGGTGGCCGCCGCCGAGGCGATCGCCTCCCGGGTGAGCGACGCGGAGCTGAACCCGGGCTTCATCATCCCGAGCGTTTTCGATCCGAAGATCGCCAGCGACGTCGCCGCCGCGATCGTCGCGGTCGCCCCCGCACAGACCCCCGCCGCGGCCCCCGTCAGCTAA
- a CDS encoding hydroxypyruvate isomerase family protein: MSYTVNCSILLTELPLLERPAAAKAAGFDQVEFWWPFAEAVPADVDVDRFIGALDDAGVRLTGLNFLAGDMPGGDRGLVSWIGRDVEFRDNVDVVAGIGEATGCRHFNALYGNRQDGQDPAAQDALGLDNLVAAARGVGRIGGTVLLEPVSGTEAYPVKTAQHALEIISATRAAGVDNVQLLADFYHLAVNGEDVAAVIEQHAHQFGHIQIADNPGRGAPGTGELPLGEWVTRSRELGYSGPIGLEYKAAHDDAFGWLIRQPA; this comes from the coding sequence ATGTCCTACACCGTGAACTGCTCGATTCTGCTGACGGAGCTTCCGCTCTTGGAGCGCCCCGCCGCCGCGAAGGCCGCGGGATTCGACCAGGTGGAGTTTTGGTGGCCCTTCGCGGAGGCGGTCCCCGCCGACGTCGACGTCGACCGCTTCATCGGAGCCCTGGACGATGCCGGGGTGCGGCTGACCGGGCTGAACTTCCTGGCTGGAGACATGCCGGGCGGGGACCGGGGACTCGTGTCCTGGATCGGCCGCGACGTTGAGTTCCGGGACAACGTCGACGTGGTCGCCGGCATCGGCGAGGCCACGGGGTGCCGCCACTTTAACGCGCTGTACGGAAACCGTCAGGACGGTCAGGACCCCGCCGCTCAGGACGCGCTCGGGCTGGACAACCTCGTCGCCGCGGCTCGCGGCGTCGGCCGCATCGGCGGCACGGTCCTTCTCGAGCCGGTCTCCGGCACCGAGGCCTACCCGGTCAAGACGGCGCAGCACGCGCTGGAGATCATCTCCGCCACGCGCGCGGCCGGGGTGGACAACGTCCAACTGCTCGCGGACTTCTACCACCTGGCCGTCAACGGTGAAGACGTGGCCGCCGTGATTGAGCAGCATGCTCACCAGTTTGGTCACATTCAGATCGCCGATAACCCGGGCCGCGGCGCACCCGGCACCGGCGAGCTACCGCTGGGGGAGTGGGTGACCCGCAGCCGCGAGCTGGGCTACTCCGGCCCCATTGGCCTGGAGTACAAGGCCGCCCACGACGACGCCTTCGGCTGGCTCATCCGCCAGCCCGCCTGA
- a CDS encoding IclR family transcriptional regulator, which yields MTTKTGSGVQSVERAFDLLELIARAGGECTLSELAEQTPLPLPTIHRLLRTLVGIGHVRQLPNRRYALGPRLIRLGEVANRQLGALAAPVLRSLVDELGESANLAVLDGDMVTYTGQVPSPHSMRMNTEVGRRANLHSSGVGKAILAVLDDERITRLVLQAGMPAATQHSITTLPELMAEIERIRAQGHAVDEQEQELGVRCFAMAVPGAPTPMALSISGPVSRVDEAFATQAVAALERATRTISEALTGAAL from the coding sequence ATGACCACCAAGACCGGATCCGGCGTTCAGTCGGTAGAACGCGCCTTTGATCTGCTGGAGCTCATTGCCCGCGCTGGAGGCGAGTGCACGCTCAGCGAGCTCGCCGAGCAGACGCCGCTGCCCCTGCCCACCATCCACCGGCTGTTGCGCACCCTCGTCGGCATCGGACACGTCCGCCAGCTACCCAACCGGCGCTATGCCCTCGGCCCCCGCCTCATCCGGCTCGGGGAGGTGGCCAACCGCCAGCTGGGTGCCCTAGCCGCCCCGGTCCTGCGTTCTCTCGTGGACGAGTTGGGCGAGTCGGCCAACCTCGCGGTGCTCGACGGCGACATGGTCACCTACACCGGTCAGGTCCCCTCGCCGCACAGCATGCGCATGAACACGGAAGTGGGCCGCCGGGCCAATCTCCACTCCTCCGGAGTGGGCAAGGCCATCCTGGCCGTGCTCGACGACGAACGCATCACCCGCTTGGTCCTGCAGGCCGGCATGCCGGCGGCCACCCAGCACTCCATCACCACCCTGCCGGAGCTCATGGCTGAGATCGAGCGGATTCGCGCTCAAGGGCACGCGGTGGACGAACAGGAGCAGGAACTGGGCGTGCGCTGCTTCGCGATGGCCGTCCCCGGCGCTCCGACGCCGATGGCGCTGTCCATCTCGGGGCCGGTCTCTCGCGTGGACGAGGCCTTCGCCACGCAGGCCGTTGCCGCGCTGGAGCGGGCCACCCGCACCATCTCCGAGGCGCTCACCGGCGCTGCCCTCTAA
- the aceB gene encoding malate synthase A, with product MTITAYPAPTVAGGDSILTPDALAFVEKLHQRFAATRRDLLDARVEARAQAAASGTLDFLPQTASVREGDWTVAEAPAALRDRRVEITGPASPVKMAINALNSGAKVWLADLEDASTPSWHNVVDALKNLTDAARGTLSFTSPQGKTYTLVPEAERAVVVMRPRGWHLPEAHVRVDGEDAVGALVDFGLHFFHNARHLAETKQGPYYYLPKLESHLEARLWDEVFTFAEAELGLEHGTIRATVLIETIPAAFQMDEILYELRDHASGLNAGRWDYLFSIIKYFREAGAEFVMPDRADVAMTAPMMRAYTDLLVATCHKRGAFAMGGMAAFIPNRREPDVTAAAIDKVRADKTREAQDGFDGSWVAHPDLVPVCREVFDAELGSEPNQVVRQRDDVTVTAEQLLDVASAPGSVTEAGLRANLYVAVAYTAVWLSGNGAVAIHNLMEDAATAEISRSQVWQQIRNEVVAADTGRTITAELVAGILEEETQRLRAEVQDEERFTAYYQPAADLIGRLVSGRDEDFEDFLTLPAYRQLTGKAVLA from the coding sequence ATGACTATCACCGCCTACCCCGCCCCGACCGTCGCCGGCGGCGACTCCATTCTGACCCCGGACGCCTTGGCCTTCGTCGAGAAGCTGCACCAGCGCTTCGCGGCAACCCGGAGGGACCTGCTGGACGCACGCGTCGAGGCGCGCGCCCAGGCCGCGGCCAGCGGGACGCTGGACTTCCTGCCGCAGACCGCCTCCGTGCGTGAGGGCGACTGGACGGTCGCCGAGGCCCCCGCCGCGTTGCGGGACCGCCGCGTGGAAATCACCGGCCCGGCCAGCCCCGTCAAGATGGCGATCAACGCCCTGAACTCCGGGGCCAAGGTGTGGTTGGCCGACCTCGAAGACGCCTCCACCCCCAGCTGGCATAACGTCGTCGACGCCCTGAAGAACCTCACCGACGCCGCGCGTGGAACCCTCTCCTTCACCTCCCCCCAGGGCAAGACGTACACCCTGGTGCCGGAGGCGGAGCGCGCCGTCGTCGTCATGCGCCCCCGCGGCTGGCACCTGCCGGAAGCCCACGTGCGGGTGGATGGCGAGGATGCCGTGGGCGCGCTCGTGGACTTTGGCCTGCACTTCTTCCACAACGCCCGCCACCTCGCCGAGACCAAGCAGGGTCCGTACTACTACCTGCCCAAGCTTGAGTCCCACCTCGAGGCCCGTCTGTGGGACGAGGTCTTCACCTTCGCCGAGGCGGAGTTGGGGCTGGAGCACGGCACCATCCGGGCCACCGTGCTCATCGAGACCATCCCGGCCGCCTTCCAGATGGACGAGATCCTCTATGAACTGCGCGATCACGCCTCCGGCCTCAACGCTGGCCGGTGGGACTACCTCTTCAGCATCATCAAGTACTTCCGCGAGGCCGGTGCCGAGTTCGTGATGCCGGACCGTGCCGACGTCGCCATGACGGCGCCGATGATGCGCGCCTACACGGACCTGCTGGTGGCCACGTGCCATAAGCGTGGCGCGTTTGCGATGGGCGGCATGGCCGCCTTCATTCCGAACCGGCGCGAGCCGGACGTGACCGCCGCCGCGATCGACAAGGTGCGCGCGGACAAGACCCGTGAGGCCCAGGACGGCTTTGACGGTTCGTGGGTGGCGCACCCCGACCTCGTGCCCGTCTGCCGTGAGGTGTTCGACGCCGAGCTGGGCAGCGAGCCGAACCAGGTGGTCCGTCAGCGGGACGACGTCACCGTGACGGCCGAGCAGCTGCTCGACGTCGCCTCCGCGCCCGGGTCCGTCACCGAGGCGGGCCTGCGCGCCAACCTCTACGTGGCCGTGGCCTACACCGCCGTCTGGCTCTCCGGCAACGGTGCCGTCGCTATCCACAACCTGATGGAGGATGCGGCGACCGCAGAGATCTCCCGGTCCCAGGTGTGGCAGCAAATCCGTAACGAGGTGGTGGCCGCGGATACCGGCCGCACCATCACGGCCGAGCTGGTGGCCGGGATCCTCGAGGAGGAGACGCAGCGGTTGCGGGCCGAGGTTCAGGATGAGGAGCGCTTCACGGCGTACTACCAGCCGGCGGCCGATCTGATCGGCCGGCTGGTCTCCGGCCGGGACGAGGACTTCGAGGACTTTTTGACCCTGCCGGCCTACCGCCAGCTCACCGGCAAGGCGGTGCTCGCATGA
- a CDS encoding DUF6986 family protein, whose translation MSRSPVVSDAMLAGYDQRLAAADELLASGYPGDDGRRQPVHTVYIPGDRYRVSIAADWGRAGLAAADEAGGLAELARRTVLGSSGEAAAAGALADLVARKLGDEPIEDLRIDFEDGFGDRGDRAEDEAVVAAARAVAQDVAAGTAPPFIGIRFKSLEAPTRRRGLRTLDLFLSTLLEAGPLPESLVLTLPKVTSVDQVQVMVDVVEHLEQAHGLAPGTLTFEVQMETPQLILADDGTVPSARLLHAGRGRVSSLHYGTYDYSASLGIAAAYQSMEHPAADYAKNVMQVAVAGTGVHLSDGSTNILPVGDPEHVQQAWQLHARLVRRHLERGIYQGWDLHAAQLPTRFLATYAFYRDGFAAAAARLRNYVHRIESSVMDEPATARALANFIRRGRACGALTTEEIEREAGVDAATLDSIALNRPITVEEGTHV comes from the coding sequence ATGAGCCGCTCTCCCGTGGTGAGCGACGCGATGCTGGCCGGGTACGATCAACGCCTCGCCGCGGCGGACGAGCTCCTGGCGTCGGGATACCCGGGGGATGATGGCCGGCGCCAGCCCGTGCACACCGTATACATCCCAGGGGATCGCTACAGGGTGTCGATCGCGGCCGACTGGGGCCGTGCAGGCCTAGCCGCCGCCGACGAGGCCGGGGGGCTGGCCGAGCTGGCGCGGCGCACCGTACTGGGCAGCTCCGGCGAGGCGGCCGCGGCCGGCGCGCTAGCGGACCTCGTGGCTCGCAAGCTCGGCGACGAGCCCATCGAGGACCTGCGGATCGATTTCGAGGACGGATTTGGCGACCGCGGGGACCGGGCCGAGGACGAGGCCGTCGTCGCGGCGGCCCGCGCCGTCGCCCAGGACGTGGCGGCCGGGACCGCGCCGCCGTTCATCGGCATCCGGTTCAAGTCCCTCGAGGCGCCGACCCGGCGCCGTGGCCTGCGCACGCTGGACCTGTTCCTGAGCACCCTGCTCGAGGCTGGGCCGCTGCCGGAGTCGCTGGTGCTGACCCTGCCCAAGGTCACCTCCGTGGATCAGGTTCAAGTGATGGTCGACGTCGTCGAACACCTGGAACAGGCACACGGCTTGGCGCCGGGAACGCTGACGTTCGAGGTTCAGATGGAGACGCCCCAGCTGATTCTCGCCGATGACGGGACGGTGCCGAGCGCCCGCCTGCTGCACGCCGGGCGCGGTCGCGTGAGCAGCCTGCATTACGGCACGTACGACTATTCGGCCTCCCTGGGGATTGCCGCCGCGTACCAGTCCATGGAGCACCCGGCGGCCGACTACGCCAAGAACGTCATGCAGGTGGCCGTCGCCGGGACCGGTGTGCACCTTTCCGACGGATCGACCAACATCCTGCCCGTCGGCGATCCGGAGCACGTCCAGCAGGCATGGCAGCTGCACGCCCGCCTGGTCCGCCGCCACCTCGAGCGGGGGATCTATCAAGGCTGGGACCTGCACGCGGCGCAGCTGCCCACGCGGTTCCTCGCGACGTACGCGTTCTACCGGGACGGGTTCGCCGCGGCGGCGGCCCGCCTGCGCAACTACGTGCACCGCATTGAATCGTCCGTCATGGACGAGCCGGCCACTGCCCGGGCCCTGGCCAACTTCATTCGCCGCGGCCGCGCCTGTGGCGCCCTGACCACTGAGGAGATCGAGCGGGAGGCCGGCGTGGACGCGGCGACCCTGGACTCGATCGCACTCAACCGACCGATCACCGTAGAAGAGGGAACCCATGTCTGA
- a CDS encoding bifunctional allantoicase/(S)-ureidoglycine aminohydrolase: MSELVTERTTAPVYQGATGGLPPQTNLLSDRAVVTEAYTVIPRGVLRDIVTSVFPEWEGARAWVLNRPVASGATTFAQSIVEVAPGGGSKRPEPQAEVEGFVFVLAGELTIAVDGAEHVLAPGGFAYLPAGAAWTAANNGVEPTQFQWIRKRYEPLSGHTPRVVVGNEQDIEPTPMPDTNGAWRTTRMLDPEDLAFDMHVNVVTFDPGASIPFAETHVMEHGLYVLEGKAVYRLNDDWVEVEAGDYMSLRAFCPQACYAGGPSRFRYLLYKDVNRQIAL; this comes from the coding sequence ATGTCTGAGCTCGTGACCGAACGTACAACCGCCCCCGTCTATCAGGGGGCGACGGGCGGATTGCCCCCGCAGACCAACTTGCTCAGTGACCGGGCGGTGGTGACCGAGGCCTACACGGTGATCCCGCGGGGCGTGCTCCGGGACATCGTCACGTCCGTTTTCCCCGAATGGGAGGGCGCGCGGGCCTGGGTCCTGAACCGCCCGGTGGCCTCCGGCGCCACCACGTTCGCGCAGTCGATCGTGGAGGTCGCGCCCGGCGGAGGGTCCAAGCGGCCCGAGCCGCAGGCCGAGGTCGAGGGCTTTGTGTTCGTCCTCGCGGGCGAGTTGACGATCGCCGTTGACGGGGCCGAGCACGTGCTCGCCCCGGGCGGCTTCGCTTACCTGCCGGCGGGGGCGGCGTGGACCGCCGCGAACAACGGTGTGGAGCCCACCCAATTCCAGTGGATCCGCAAGCGGTACGAGCCGCTGAGCGGACACACGCCGCGCGTCGTCGTCGGCAACGAGCAGGACATTGAGCCGACGCCGATGCCGGATACCAACGGCGCGTGGCGGACCACGCGGATGCTCGATCCGGAGGATCTGGCCTTTGACATGCACGTGAACGTGGTGACGTTCGATCCGGGCGCCTCCATCCCCTTCGCGGAGACGCACGTCATGGAGCACGGCCTGTACGTCTTGGAGGGCAAGGCGGTGTACCGGTTGAACGACGACTGGGTGGAGGTGGAGGCCGGTGACTACATGTCCCTGCGGGCCTTCTGTCCGCAGGCTTGTTACGCGGGCGGGCCGTCGCGGTTCCGCTACTTGCTCTACAAGGACGTGAACCGGCAGATCGCTCTGTAA